TACTTTCTCACAACAAGATTCCAGTTCCTAAAACATATCTGGTTAAAACAAAAAAAGGAATAAAAAACATTGCCTCAAAAATAATTTTTCCGGTTATGGTAAAGCTTATGAACGGCTCGGGCGGTATTGGCGTGATGTATGTTGAAAATGAGGAAGCAATGGAATCAATAATCGAGTCGATGAATCTCTTAAAGCAGGAGGCGCTTGTTCAGGAATACATTGAAAACCCCGGCGAAGACATAAGAGTACTTGTTGCCGGCGGCGAGGTTCTCGGGGCTATGAAGCGCATTGCAGCTCCTGGAGAAAAAAGGGCAAACATAAAAGCCGGCGGCCACGGGATAAAATATCTGCCGACAAGTGAAATTTCCGAGATTTCTTTTAAGTCCGCAGAAGCTATTGAAGCAAAGATATGCGCGGTTGATATTGTTGAAGGAACGAACGGCGCGGGGCCGAAAGTCATAGAAGTCAATATTAATCCGGGCATCCGTGGTTTAACCGCGGCGACCGGAACAAATATTGCGAAGAAGATTGTGGAGTATGCTTATATGGAGTGCAGGAAGTAATTTTACTCTTTTCGCTTAATGTATAAATGAATGGCGAAAAATCCGTTCGTTGCGCTTATGCGCAACTCTCAGCTTTTCAAGCTTCGCTTGAAAATCCGTTCGCGACGCCTTAGGAACCATTATGCGCGTCGCTATCGGCTTGCCAACCCAAAGCGGTTGGTGTATGGTTGTCAATGGCGAAGGCGGGGATTGAACCCGCGACCTCGAGGTTATGAATCTCGCGCTCTAAGCCAACTGAGCTACCTCGCCAAAAAAGACGAGCCTTCAGGCACGAACGCGCAGATATAGAAATTGCTTATTCGTTTGCGTGAATCGGCACTTTCTATCTTTTCAGTTTGAAATCAAACTGAAAATGCGTACTGAAGACTCTAAATATTTGTTAATGGTCGAGGGGAGATTTTCGCCAGCTCTAGGTAATTCCGCCCTCGGCTTTAGCCGAGGTCGGTTTTTCTTTCTTCTTTACCCAGATTTGTTTCTTCTTTCTTTTTTAAAGAAAGAAGAAAAACTGGATTTGAACTCCCGACCCCCACGTTATCAGCGTGGTGCTCTAACCAGCTGAGCCACCCGACCAGTTTATAACTAACTTCATATTCTTGCAAGAGTTTTATAAATGTGACGGGCGCGCCTATAACATCAACATATGGCGTTTAGCGACAGTTTGGTGATTAAAACGGATGGGTTTATAAATTTTTGATTATGTTCATTTCGCATGGAATTTAAAGATTGGCTCAAGGTTTCTGAGGGTGATATTGCCGACATAGTGGCGGGTTATGATTTGTCGAATGTTCGTATAGGCGCAATAGGAAGTCATTCTGCTCTGGATGTTTCAGATGGCGTTCAGCAGCACAATAAGTACCAAAGGCAACAGGCAGGCCTTTGGAAAGAGCTCCTGCATAAACTCAACTTAAAAAAGCGCGATGATTTCAAGAGCATCGTGTTGTGCAAAAAAGGTAGAGAAAAAACCTATGACGTTTACAACAAAGTTCGCGAAAGAGATGGAGAACAAATAGGATGTGTTGACGAAACAATAATAGTCAATGATTGGGCGGATGCATTAAAACCGGAATATACAGAAGTCTTACGCAAGAAGAACACGCTTTTTGTTCCGAGCAGATCCACAGTCGTCTATTGGGGTTATCCTGCAATTGGAAATTATTTTGTTCCCTTTATCGGCGAACGAGGGCTCTTGCAAATTGAAGAGCGAAGCGGAAACTTTTGCATGGAAAAAAATCAGGATTACCTTGTAGAAAAGGCAGGTATTCCCCACTCAAAGAAATTCAAAAAAATTGAAGATGCGGATATTGAAGTTCTTGTAAAGGTAACAAAGGGTATCGGTAATAGACATTTTGAAAGAAGATTTCAGCGTATTAATCCTTTGGATGGAGATCCAAAAGAGATTTATGAGCAAAAATGTGCGGACTATATTAATAATACTTTAAGGGAGTATGAAAAAGAAATTAAGCGACCGCTTCGCGTTGATGATGGAGAGGAGGCTCAGTTAAGGCAGCAGCTTGATGCACATTTTAGGGGCGCAAAATTTGAAGAGTATATTCCCGGTGATTCCGGAGTTAACCTTAACATGTTCTATTCTCCAATGAAGGAGGAGCTTGAGCTTTTGGGAATCGATTGCAGAGGACAATTTCCTAATGGAGAAGAGATGGTGCACTTTCCTGCAAGTTTGCGTGAATCCCTATTGGGGAAGGCATACGAGATGGGTGAGAAGTTTCTTGACATAACAAAACGGGAATTTGGAAGAAAGCTAAAATGCTCCTTTGCTTTGCAGTGCCTTGGCGATGAACTTGAAAATCTCAAAGTTGTTGATGTGAGCGGAAGAATTCCGGGGTCTCCGGATTCGCCATATAGCCCGAATTCCAGATATTTATTCAGACGGCCTGTTTCTTTTGGAGAGCGGACTGCAATGGAAGTGGGATATGCTCTTAAGCAAGACAGGCTTCTTGAGATTCTGAGTTAAGGGCTGCAAATACATTATTTATACTTTCAGCCCTCATAAAATAAACATATGGCGCCCAGTTCTCGCATAAAAACCGTCCAAACCATCTGCCCATACTGCGGATGCGGCTGCAAGCTCAACTACGTCGTTCAGGCAGGTAAAATCGTAAAGGCAGAGCCTATAAAAGACGACCCTGCAAGCCAGGGCAGGCCGTGCATAAAAGGCCTTACTTCTTTTGAGCCATTGACAGTCGAGCGCCTGAAATACCCGATGATGCGTCGCCGAAAAGACGGTCCGCTGCGCAAAACAACATGGGCTGCTGCATTCAAATATATAAAGGAAAAGACAAAAAATCTCAAAAGCAGAGATATTCTTTTCACAGGCTCCGGCGAATACACAAACGAAGACAATTACATTATGCAGAAATTCGCGCGTGTGGTTTTTAAAACAAACAACATCGACTGCTGTGCAAGGCTTTGCCACGCTTCAACTGTTAAGGCGATGCAGGGCACATACGGCATCGGGGCAATGTCTTCATTCATGGATGATGTGCTTGGTGCAGACGTCATTCTTGCTGTTGGAACAAATCCGGCGCATAACTATCCTGTTTTTTTCAACAGGATTCTTGATGCAAAGAAAAAAGGCGCTAAATTAATAACCGTTCATGCAGTTCCTAACGCCACTTCAAAATTCAGCGATATCCACATAAATGTGCCGTACGAATCGCTTACCGCGTTTATTGCAGGGCTTCTTAATGCAGTTTCTATAAAGAGCCAAAGCAAAATTGATGGATTTTTTGGATGCGAAGCAGATAAAAAAGCCGAGAACGAGCGAAGCAAAGTGACAGGATTCGAAGACATGAAAAAAAGCATAAGCTATCTTACTCATAATTATCTTTCAAAGCGTTCTGGCATCGATATGAATTTATTTAATCGCGCCGTTCAAATGATTTCAGAATCAAAAGATTTTGTGGCTCTTCACGGAATGGGGCTTACACAGCATGCGAACGGCACGCAAAATGTCACCGCGCTTCTTAATCTCTGTACGTTAAAAAACGGAAAAACAATTCCTATGCGCGGAAAATGCAATGTTCAGGGTGCTGGAGACATGGGCTGCTGCCCGAATTGGGCGCCGTTTGGCGGCAGCAGAAGCATGGCAAAAGAAGTTTGGGGCATTGATATAGATCAAAAAGAAGGGCTGAAAATAACTGAAGGGCTTGAAAACAATCCTGTTCGCGCTGCATACATTATGGGCATGAATCCGGCGCAGTCAATGCCGAATTTGAACGAGGTCCATACTCAGCTGAAGTCAATGTTTGTTATTTATCAGCACCACCACCCGTCTGAGACAATGAAGTTCGCTGATGTGGTTCTTCCAAGCGCGATGCTGCCTGAAAAAGACGGTACTGTAACGAATGCAGAGCGGCGCGTCCGGCGCGTAAGAAAAGCCATAGAATCCCCTGGGAAAAAACAGGACTGGGAAATTATTTGCGGGCTTGCAAAAGAATTCGGCTACAGTAAGCAGTTCGGCTATAAATCAGCAGATGATATTTTTGGCGAAATCATTCGCGCAGTTCCGGAATACGCCGGCTTGACATGGAAAGGTGTATCTGAGAAAGACAATTGTTTTGCTGACAAGGAGGAGCGATTTAAGAAATTCGTTCCGCTTGAAAAAATTGTGCAGGTTGAGAGCCCGAGAACAAGCGAGTATTCATTCACACTTACAACTACGAGATTGCAATATCATTTCTGCACAGGAGAAGCAACACGAAGAAGCAAGACTATGATGAAGATGCAGCCAAAGCCGGTGTGCAAGATGAATGAATCCGACGCAAAAAAACTTGGCATAAAAACAGGCGACATAATGCTGATAAAATCTGTCGCAGGTGAAATCAAGATCGAGGCAGAAGCTGACGCAACCGTGCCTTCAGGCATGCTTGTTGCGCCATATCATTTTGAAAGCGTTCTCATAAACAAGGTAATCCCTTCGCACAGGCACCTTGATGAAATTACGCAGACGCCGAATTACAAGGCGATAAAGGTGAATGTTGAAAAAATCGGTAAATAAAATACGTGATTCTATGGGCGGCATATTTCGGGCATACGACATACGCGGGGTTTATCCCGGCGAGCTTAATGATGAAATCGCATATAAAGTAGGCAGAGCCTATGCGGTTTTTATGAAAAAAGAGAATGGGATGGATGAGGCCGTAGTGTCTTGCGATTGCAGGCTTTCAAGCCCGGCTTTGAAGAGATTCCTGATTGCAGGGATTCGTGACGGAGGCATAAATGTTCTTGATGTTGGAGATGCGCCGGTTCCGGTCTTTTATTTCACAATTGCAAATCTCGGGAAAGCAGGCGGAATAATGGTTACCGGCTCCCATAATCCGAAAAATTATAACGGCTTGAAGCTTCAGAGAAAGGATGCAAAGCCGATTGTTGCAGAAACAGGAATATCGGAGATTGAGAAGCTTGCAAATGCAGGAAAATTCGAGAAAACATCAGGGAAAACAGTGCATAAAAAAATCGATATGAATCAGGCATATATTGACTACGTATTCAAAAAAATATTCCTCAAGATTCCGCTGAAAATTGTTCTTGACACAGGAAACGGATCGTGCGCGAATATTCCTGAAAAAATATTTAGCAGTCTTGGATGTACCGTAGAGACTCTTTTTCCAACACCTGACGGCAATTTTCCGAATCATCAGCCTGATCCGCACGATGAGAATTCACTTGAAGCATTGAAAAAGCGCGTCATTGAAACAAATGCGGATATGGGTCTTGCGTTTGACGGCGACGGAGACCGAATCGGCCTTGTCGATGAAAAAGGCAATACAATCACAGGTGATTTCATTTTGATGATGCTTGCGCGCCAGGCGCTTGAATCGCGCAAAGGAACAGTTGTGTTTGAGGTGAGGGCATCAAACACCCTGATTGAAGATGTGAAAAGCCGCAAAGGAGCACCGATTATCACGCGTGCAGGGCATAGCTATTTGCTTGATGAGATAATTGCGTCTAACGCAGTTTTTGGCGGCGAGATTACCGGGCATATGTACTTTCCGTATTGCTATTACAATTATGATGACGGCATTTTCGCAGGGCTCAAGCTTGCTGAAATTGTGTCCGAGCTCGCTGCAAAGCACATAAAATTGTCAGAATATGTTGCGGGACTTCCGAGAAACTTTTCGACGCCAGAAATATTCATAGAGTCAACTGATGACACTAAATTCAAGATTGTCGACGAATTGAAAAAATACCTTGAAAAGAATAAATACGATTTTCTTGGCATTGATGGCGCCCGCATAAACTTTAAGCATGGATGGGGACTGGCACGCGCATCAAATACAACGCCGCATATCAAATGCAGATTTGAGGCGGATACAAAAGAGCATCTGGACGAGATTCTTGCAGAAGCCAAATCCATTTTGAAGAAGGTGGGTGTGGAGTTGAAGGTTTGATAAGGATTGCGATACGGACGGCCCAAATACCTAAAATATGGACAAACGATACATTTAAAAAGATACAATTGTATATAAAAATATGCAATTTAGAAACTTCGCCGAGAATCTTCTTGGCTCAAAGGTCAAGGTAAAACTGCTGAAGTACCTTATTTCCGAAGGCGCGATAACAAGCGAGCGCGAAATATCGCGGATTATTGGGGCATCTTCCGGAGCAGTGAATAGGACTCTCAAAGAATTTAGTGACCTTAATCTCATACGCTCGACAAGAATAGGCAATGTAACCGCTTGGCAATTGAATGAAAAAAGCTACGCGTACAGTTACATAACGAATTTTTTTAATAAGCTGAAAAGCCGCGAGGAGCCTATATCTGAACTTGGGCGAGATATTTCTAAAGCTTTAGCTGATACTTCGGGCATAAAAAAGGCAATTTTATTCGGATCAGTAGCTGAGGGCCGGGAGTTGCCTGAGAGCGATATTGATTTATTTATTCTCATAGAAAATGAAAAAAGCCGCGGCGGCATACAATCTGCAATAGGGGCGCTAAACGAGCTTTGCCTGCAAAAATACGGAAATATTTTGAGTCTGTATGTGCTTACGCCAAATGAGGTGAAAGAACAAAAAAAATTCTATGAAAAAATACTGTTGAATGGAATCCGGGTGACGGACAATGAAAACGCGGCAAGTGGATAGGTCAAAGGCAGGCTTTTACCTGCAAAAAGCAGAGGAATGCAAAAACTCAATGGAGCGGGCATTTGAATCTCATGAGTGGAACGCGTGCGTAATCAATGCAATACATGCGGCAATATCATCTGCCGACGCGCTTTGCATTGCAAATCTCGGCGAAAGAAATGCCGGCGAGCGGCACGAAGATGCAGTGGTACTGTTCCATCGCATAGACTCGGGAAGCGAAGATATCAAGCGTAATATAAAGCATCTCTCGGAGCTTTTGAGCATAAAGACCGATGCAGAATACGGCGAGAGGCTGTTTTACGAAAAAGATGCAGAAAGCGCGCGAAAGCATGCTGAAAGATTATTTGTGTTTGTGAAAGGGATTGTGCAGAGATAAATGTGATTCGCGCATCAAACACAACGCCGCATATCAAATGCAGATTTGAGGCGGATACAAAAGAGCATCTGGATGAAATTCTGGCAGAAGTGCGCGGGATTTTGAAGAAAGTTGGAGTGGAGTTGAAGGTTTAATTCAATTTGTTTTTTCTTAAAAATAGAAAAAACGCGGCTAAAAAAATAATTGAAACTATTGTGTATGGATTGGTGGCCATTGTTTGGGTAACCAAACCTACTGATACTGAAGTTGTTTCTTTGTTTATTTCAAATATTAAAAATGCAATCAAAAGTATTGCTGAAACCACTGCAACCTGCGCGCTCTTTTTTTCTCGTTTATTGACTGGTTCGTATATTGTATTTACCATCTTTTCTAAATTATCTTCAACTTCTTGAATATTTGATTTCATTTCGACATTAGTACTTGGCTTGTTTTTACGCATTTCGTTCTTATATATTTCAATGCCTTTTTCAGCTAAAGTTTCCAATTCATTCAACCTATTGTGTGAATCCGGATCTTTCAAAAGTTCATTTATTTTGGAGATTTTCTCTTTTTTGGATAAGTCGTAAGCACTCAAGGCTGCAAGTGCTCCTAATCGATACCCCCAAAGTGATTCGTATGATCCTGTTTCTTCGTTTTTTACAGTATCTTTTAATTTAGCAATTCTTTTTTCATTATCGGGTATTAACACAGCAGTAAATAAAGCATTCATTTTTCCAAACAGATCCGTTTTTCCTGTTTTTCGTTTTTCTACTTCCTTTAAATACTCATATACCCCAGTCTTTTTTAAATGATTTCGGCTTTTTGGAGGTCCATTATCACGATATTGGTGAATGAGATTTACTACTTCTTCTTTTGTCTCATTTGTAAGCAATAATGTAGCAAAATCCGCAATCCCCTCTTGACCTCTTCTAAGCACAGGTTCTTTGGATGCATCGGCTTTTTCAAAATCATGGATTATTTCATGAACTGTTGTTCCTTTTATCGATTTATATGTCTCGTCCATTACCGATTTAACTTTTTTAACCGCGGCTTCGTATTTTTCTGGCGCCCTAATATCCTCAGGCATTTTTTTCAAGTAGGCTTCATTATCCAAGCACTTGACATATAACCCAACCTGATCCTTTCTGAGAATTATTCTATTTTTATCGCGGTTGTATGCTCCTAACTCATCGTTAGCTAAATCATCAAGCCGAATTTTGGGTGGTTTATAGTTAGTAATGCCGAGTTCTTTTGCAACCTCCGCATAGCAGTTATGAACTATTTCCGAAGCGATCTTTTTTTCTTTTCTTGATTTAAAGAAACCATCAAACAAAGCCATATTATTTATTGGGTTGCTGCGTTTATATTTTTCGAAAATTGTTTTACTCCCCGACCATCCACCAGAAGCCCGCCATTACAAATCCAAGGACTAAAAACATCTCGCGCATGCCGAAAAACCCGATAAGCGCGGCTGCGGTAAGAGGCCCGATAAAATAAGCCACGCAAATGCTGCGAGAAATTGGATAAAATGAGTTCGTCAAAGCGATATTGGTTGAGTCATTAATTACGCTGCAATATCTTCTCAATTTCATTTACAAATACCTTTGCGTCATTCATTGCAAGAAATGCATCGTCTATTTCCGGTTTGTATTCCAATCCATACATAGTTTCATGCCGCTCGATTCGATGGATATTCAGAAAATTGAGGATATTCATAGGTATTTTGTTGGCGTATTTTTCTTTAAGATAAATAAATATTGCAAAATGGCTCTTTTCTTGAATCCCGTCTTTGTAGAGTAAAGCTCGTGAGGCATGAAACATCGCCATGTAAGCCTCAAGAATAGCGAATTGGAAGAAATTTGCTTTAAGGGCCATTTCTCCCTGACTCAGCCTTTCCTTTGCAACATCCATGGATCTTTTGACTTTTTCCATATCCGGAGGAATCTTTCTCAAAAGACGATACTCGAAACAATCATCAACATTTCGCACATTCATCAAATCACGGGTTTTTCTCCATACACACAAATGCCATTGGCTATGACCTCAAGGTAAAACGCTTTATCTGTTTTTGCCTTTTTATTCCAATTACTCCAGCCGAAAACGTGCAGTGATATATCTCTTCTGATTATCTCTTCGAATTTTTCTAAGTCCATATGTTTTTCTTTTCCAATTACCAGTAAATCCGCGTCGCTTTTTTCATCGTCTAATCCCTTTGCCATGGAGCCGAATAACACGATGGATGAAACATTTGATGTATTTTCTGTTAAATGGAGTATTAATCCGGATTTTTGAAGCAGATTCACATTAAAAGCAATTTTCAGATGTTTAAAGAACACATTATTAACATTGGCCTTAAAATATCTCAAGTTGGCACGTTTATCTTCTAGAATAAGCCCTTCTTTAATTAGAAAATCCGCGTATTTTTTTATCGCAAATGGGCTTAGGCCTGTTTTTTTTGCCAATTGCCTTAAATAGACTTCTTGATACGGGTGTTCTAAAAAAAAATGGAGTGTTTTAAAAAGCATTAAGTCTTGCATACGATTGTTTTTATTTTTTAGTATTTATAAGCTTTTGTTTTTATATAAAAACAATTGTTTTTATTATTTTATTAATCATCCAGATAACTGGCAGCAAAGTTATGGATTATTCGTATGTGGGGCAAAAATACATATTTCATTCATCATTTATTTCCTAACCATCCACCAGAAACCCACCATAATTATTGCAAGAACCAGAAACATCTCGCGCATGCCGAAAAGCGAAATCATTGCAGCCGCGCTGAGGGGCCCGAGAAAATGAGCAATGCGTATTGATGTTTTGAATACTGACATGTTCTCGATTATATTGCTTTTCTTTGAGTGCTTGTCAAGTTCCATCTCATTTAGCGGCTCTATTGCCGCAGCGCCCATGAAGGCCAAAAAGAAGAAAAGTATCATTGAGTTGATTGCGCCATAGTTTACATAAATCAAAAATGATGCAATCGTTATTGCAAAAAATCCGAGAGAGATGTATTTTTTTGAGCCTTCTTTTTCTGCGAGCCGGCCTATGGGGTATTCAAGCATGATGTACGGCACAATCATTATTGCAAATATTATTCCTATTTTGCCGAAATCAAAACCCAGGGACATTAATATAATTGGCAGGTACAGAAATGCGACAAAGCTCCAAAAATACAGGCCGAGGTTTGATACGAATATTTTTCTGAGTTTTATATCTGAAAAAAAAATAATTGCGTTTTTTATGCTGTTTTCGGATTCTTTTCGTTTTATGGCGATGTCTCTTATACCCATACTTCCTGAAATGGCATATATTCCTAGGAAAAAAAGGGATGCGTAGGAAAAGACAGTTGTGTAGCTATATGACTTTGCTATTATGCCGCCGTTCAATATCCCCAAGAACATCCCTAAGTTCATGACGGTGAAATATTTCCCTTCTGAACTTCCTAGGTTTTTCTTTTTTGAACTGTTGTTAACAAGAATGCTTAATGCAGTTGTGCAAAGGCATACTGCTACTGCAAGAATTACCTGCACTAGCGCTAGAGCAATAGTGGAATTTATGAGTGTGTATGAAGCGAATACGAATGAGAATAGAATAAGGCCTATCTTGAGATTTTTGAGCACACCCCATTTTTCAAAGAACGTCATTATGTGAAAACTTATGAATATCGCGCTTAGCCCAAAAACAGCAGTTATCAGCCCAACTCCTTCAGGTCCGCCGTATATTTTTTCTGCAAAAATAGGGAAAATGGGTGTGGTTAGCGAAAATGTCATTGTGATAAGAAAGGCTATTATTGCAACTTCAGTTAGCTGCGAGAAATTCATGCGTATTTTTCCCCTGAACATTGTTAATATACTTGGTTTTTGCTTTATATATGGATATGCGCTGTTCGGCAGATTATTAACTTTTTAAGCTAATGACAGTACATGTGCCCAACAATTATTCTTGCGTCAAAATCGAACGGACGGGCGAAAATACTGCGCGAAGCCTGTTTTGCCTTTGATTCAGTGCATGGTAATGTGGACGAATCGGCAATACGTGAAAAGAGTCCTGAAGAGCTCGTGAAAAAACTCGCGCTTGCAAAGGCAGAGGATGTCGCGTTAAAAGCAGATGCTAAAGCAGTTGTAATCGGCGCAGACACAGTCTGCGTTTTTGGCGGAAAATTCATAGGGAAGCCGCGCGATAAAGACGATGCATTCAGAATGCTTTCCGCGTTCTCCGGAAAAACACATATGCTATTCACAGGAATCGCAGTTTTGTGCATGGGGGATAAAAAATCTCTCGTTGATGTTTCGGTTTCCACAGTCACTTTCAGAACCATTTCAAAGGCAGAAATAGACGATTACTTAACGACAGATGATGCGATGAATTTTGCCGGAGGCTACAATATTGATGCGACAAAAAGCATGCGCTTTATCGAAGGCATAAGCGGTTCATATACCGGAGTAATCGGCATGCCGCTCGAGAAATTGGTTCCGATGCTGAAAAAGTGCGGTTTTGATTATTGATGTGGTTTTATGGGTGAAATTGTTAGGCTCGATGAAAATTATCTTGACCAGCTTGCAAAAATTGATTCTGAATCAGGGCACGAAATGGGAAAGGCGCGCCGCGTAACTTTACAAAAATATAAAACCGAATTAATTGAACGATTTAATCGCGGACACGAATTGTTTTTCGGCTACAAAGAAAATGGACTTTTGAAAGGATATGTAACATTAATTCCATTTTTTCCAGGACACAAGCATTGCGAAGTTTATTGGCTTTCTGTGCGTAAAACATTTCAGGGCAAAGGGATAGGAACTGCTCTTATGACATTTATTGAAGATTATGCGCGAAAACTCGGGCTTAGAAAAGTCTGCCTTTATACAAATAAGGAAATGGATGGTGTAAGAAAGTTCTATGAAAAACTCGGTTATGTTTTAATAAATGAGTTCTCTGATTATTATGGATATACTGATGTTTTAAAGAATACTGCGGTGCTTTATGCAAAAGTTTTGTGATTTTAATGAGATGTAATAATGATGCTGAAAAAGCGATCAAAATCCTGAAACGCCTGAAAGGGCTTGGCAAAGAGTTTGTCGTGCTTTCAGACTCGGACAAAAAAGCAATTGCGCAAATGCCCGAAGAAAAAAATCATTTCGTTTCGCTTCGCTCACTCAAAGCTTTTTTATTTTCTTCGAAAATAAAAAATGTAATAAATCGCGGCGTTATTGAAGTGTTGTCGCGCGAAATCACAATCGCGTTTTCGCATAACGAAAAATTTAGGCCGCCTCCGTGCGCCATAGTCCAACTTTTTTGCAAAGGAAAAATTGTCGGGGAAATGAATGATTCTGAAAAGAAGTTTTACAACGGTACGAAAGACGTTGATAATTATATTCTTCCGCCAGTGCCTTTTCCAGAGCTTGACGGAGCGTTCAGCAATGTTTGCTCAGCATCTCCGGGTTATGTTGCAGATGCTTTTTT
This window of the Nanoarchaeota archaeon genome carries:
- a CDS encoding HEPN domain-containing protein, yielding MNVRNVDDCFEYRLLRKIPPDMEKVKRSMDVAKERLSQGEMALKANFFQFAILEAYMAMFHASRALLYKDGIQEKSHFAIFIYLKEKYANKIPMNILNFLNIHRIERHETMYGLEYKPEIDDAFLAMNDAKVFVNEIEKILQRN
- a CDS encoding MFS transporter; translated protein: MFRGKIRMNFSQLTEVAIIAFLITMTFSLTTPIFPIFAEKIYGGPEGVGLITAVFGLSAIFISFHIMTFFEKWGVLKNLKIGLILFSFVFASYTLINSTIALALVQVILAVAVCLCTTALSILVNNSSKKKNLGSSEGKYFTVMNLGMFLGILNGGIIAKSYSYTTVFSYASLFFLGIYAISGSMGIRDIAIKRKESENSIKNAIIFFSDIKLRKIFVSNLGLYFWSFVAFLYLPIILMSLGFDFGKIGIIFAIMIVPYIMLEYPIGRLAEKEGSKKYISLGFFAITIASFLIYVNYGAINSMILFFFLAFMGAAAIEPLNEMELDKHSKKSNIIENMSVFKTSIRIAHFLGPLSAAAMISLFGMREMFLVLAIIMVGFWWMVRK
- a CDS encoding molybdopterin-dependent oxidoreductase, which codes for MAPSSRIKTVQTICPYCGCGCKLNYVVQAGKIVKAEPIKDDPASQGRPCIKGLTSFEPLTVERLKYPMMRRRKDGPLRKTTWAAAFKYIKEKTKNLKSRDILFTGSGEYTNEDNYIMQKFARVVFKTNNIDCCARLCHASTVKAMQGTYGIGAMSSFMDDVLGADVILAVGTNPAHNYPVFFNRILDAKKKGAKLITVHAVPNATSKFSDIHINVPYESLTAFIAGLLNAVSIKSQSKIDGFFGCEADKKAENERSKVTGFEDMKKSISYLTHNYLSKRSGIDMNLFNRAVQMISESKDFVALHGMGLTQHANGTQNVTALLNLCTLKNGKTIPMRGKCNVQGAGDMGCCPNWAPFGGSRSMAKEVWGIDIDQKEGLKITEGLENNPVRAAYIMGMNPAQSMPNLNEVHTQLKSMFVIYQHHHPSETMKFADVVLPSAMLPEKDGTVTNAERRVRRVRKAIESPGKKQDWEIICGLAKEFGYSKQFGYKSADDIFGEIIRAVPEYAGLTWKGVSEKDNCFADKEERFKKFVPLEKIVQVESPRTSEYSFTLTTTRLQYHFCTGEATRRSKTMMKMQPKPVCKMNESDAKKLGIKTGDIMLIKSVAGEIKIEAEADATVPSGMLVAPYHFESVLINKVIPSHRHLDEITQTPNYKAIKVNVEKIGK
- a CDS encoding RimK family alpha-L-glutamate ligase yields the protein MPKKLLVAAPKNMAVTTRLIIEEAKKLFKVHYAPIKDVALTVSEDRTLIEHNSRDLTDIDYLMPKVDSFRAYYGYQIVKAFEFYPEIIKPYSPRAIQIAHDKFLTMAILSHNKIPVPKTYLVKTKKGIKNIASKIIFPVMVKLMNGSGGIGVMYVENEEAMESIIESMNLLKQEALVQEYIENPGEDIRVLVAGGEVLGAMKRIAAPGEKRANIKAGGHGIKYLPTSEISEISFKSAEAIEAKICAVDIVEGTNGAGPKVIEVNINPGIRGLTAATGTNIAKKIVEYAYMECRK
- a CDS encoding nucleotidyltransferase domain-containing protein, producing the protein MQFRNFAENLLGSKVKVKLLKYLISEGAITSEREISRIIGASSGAVNRTLKEFSDLNLIRSTRIGNVTAWQLNEKSYAYSYITNFFNKLKSREEPISELGRDISKALADTSGIKKAILFGSVAEGRELPESDIDLFILIENEKSRGGIQSAIGALNELCLQKYGNILSLYVLTPNEVKEQKKFYEKILLNGIRVTDNENAASG
- a CDS encoding nucleotidyltransferase domain-containing protein, which translates into the protein MQDLMLFKTLHFFLEHPYQEVYLRQLAKKTGLSPFAIKKYADFLIKEGLILEDKRANLRYFKANVNNVFFKHLKIAFNVNLLQKSGLILHLTENTSNVSSIVLFGSMAKGLDDEKSDADLLVIGKEKHMDLEKFEEIIRRDISLHVFGWSNWNKKAKTDKAFYLEVIANGICVYGEKPVI
- a CDS encoding phosphomannomutase/phosphoglucomutase: MGGIFRAYDIRGVYPGELNDEIAYKVGRAYAVFMKKENGMDEAVVSCDCRLSSPALKRFLIAGIRDGGINVLDVGDAPVPVFYFTIANLGKAGGIMVTGSHNPKNYNGLKLQRKDAKPIVAETGISEIEKLANAGKFEKTSGKTVHKKIDMNQAYIDYVFKKIFLKIPLKIVLDTGNGSCANIPEKIFSSLGCTVETLFPTPDGNFPNHQPDPHDENSLEALKKRVIETNADMGLAFDGDGDRIGLVDEKGNTITGDFILMMLARQALESRKGTVVFEVRASNTLIEDVKSRKGAPIITRAGHSYLLDEIIASNAVFGGEITGHMYFPYCYYNYDDGIFAGLKLAEIVSELAAKHIKLSEYVAGLPRNFSTPEIFIESTDDTKFKIVDELKKYLEKNKYDFLGIDGARINFKHGWGLARASNTTPHIKCRFEADTKEHLDEILAEAKSILKKVGVELKV
- a CDS encoding HEPN domain-containing protein codes for the protein MKTRQVDRSKAGFYLQKAEECKNSMERAFESHEWNACVINAIHAAISSADALCIANLGERNAGERHEDAVVLFHRIDSGSEDIKRNIKHLSELLSIKTDAEYGERLFYEKDAESARKHAERLFVFVKGIVQR
- a CDS encoding DUF1297 domain-containing protein; this translates as MEFKDWLKVSEGDIADIVAGYDLSNVRIGAIGSHSALDVSDGVQQHNKYQRQQAGLWKELLHKLNLKKRDDFKSIVLCKKGREKTYDVYNKVRERDGEQIGCVDETIIVNDWADALKPEYTEVLRKKNTLFVPSRSTVVYWGYPAIGNYFVPFIGERGLLQIEERSGNFCMEKNQDYLVEKAGIPHSKKFKKIEDADIEVLVKVTKGIGNRHFERRFQRINPLDGDPKEIYEQKCADYINNTLREYEKEIKRPLRVDDGEEAQLRQQLDAHFRGAKFEEYIPGDSGVNLNMFYSPMKEELELLGIDCRGQFPNGEEMVHFPASLRESLLGKAYEMGEKFLDITKREFGRKLKCSFALQCLGDELENLKVVDVSGRIPGSPDSPYSPNSRYLFRRPVSFGERTAMEVGYALKQDRLLEILS